A single Vulpes vulpes isolate BD-2025 chromosome 16, VulVul3, whole genome shotgun sequence DNA region contains:
- the OSGEPL1 gene encoding tRNA N6-adenosine threonylcarbamoyltransferase, mitochondrial isoform X1 produces the protein MLTLHKAAAALPKPSRSRMCEFLRSFGFDPGKLFLHKLILGIETSCDDTAAAVVDESGKVWGEAIHSQTEVHLKTGGIVPPVAQQLHRENIQRIVKEALSTSKISPSELSAIATTVKPGLALSLGVGLSFSLRLVDQLKIPFIPIHHMEAHALTIRLLNKVEFPFLVLLISGGHCLLALVRGVSDFLLLGKSLDIAPGDMLDKVARRLSLIKHPECSTMSGGKAIEHLAKQGNKLHFDIKPPMQRAKNCDFSFTGLQHVTDRIITQKEKEEGIQKGQILSSAAHIAAAVQHTTACHIAKRTHRAILYCKQRDLLPQSNAVLVASGGVASNFYIRKALEIVTNATQCTLLCPPPRLCTDNGIMIAWNGIERLRAGVGILYNTEGIRYEPKCPLGVDISEEVGEAAIKVPRLKMEI, from the exons ATGCTAACGTTGCACAAGGCAGCAGCGGCTCTTCCTAAGCCGTCAAGAAGCAGGATGTGTGAGTTTTTAAGAAGTTTTGGCTTTGATCCTGGAAAACTGTTTCTTCATAAACTAATCCTGGGGATTGAGACCAGTTGTGATGATACCGCGGCTGCGGTGGTGGATGAAAGTGGAAAGGTTTGGGGAGAAGCCATACATTCCCAGACTGAAGTCCACTTAAA aaCAGGTGGGATTGTTCCTCCAGTAGCTCAGCAGCTTCACAGAGAAAATATCCAACGAATAGTGAAAGAAGCTCTGTCTACCAGTAAAATCTCTCCAAGTGAACTCTCAGCAATTGCAACTACTGTAAAACCAGGACTTGCGTTAAGCTTGGGAGTAGGCTTATCATTTAGCTTACGACTAGTAGACCAGTTAAAAATACCCTTCATTCCCATTCATCATATGGAGGCTCATGCACTTACTATTAGGTTGTTAAATAAAGTAGAATTTCCCTTTTTAGTTCTTTTGATTTCTGGAGGCCATTGTCTATTGGCATTAGTTAGAGGAGTTTCAGATTTTCTGCTTCTGGGAAAGTCTTTGGACATAGCACCAGGTGACATGCTTGACAAG GTAGCAAGAAGATTGTCTTTGATAAAACATCCAGAGTGCTCCACCATGAGTGGTGGGAAGGCTATAGAACATTTGGCCAAACAAGGAAATAAACTGCATTTTGATATCAAACCTCCCATGCAACGAGctaaaaattgtgatttttcttttactggACTTCAGCATGTTACTGATAGGATaataacacaaaaggaaaaagaggaag GGATCCAGAAGGGACAAATCCTGTCTTCAGCTGCACACATTGCTGCTGCAGTACAGCACACAACAGCGTGCCACATTGCAAAAAGAACACATCGTGCCATTCTGTATTGTAAGCAGAGAGACTTGTTACCTCAAAGTAACGCAGTACTG GTTGCATCTGGAGGTGTTGCAAGTAACTTCTATATCAGGAAAGCTCTGGAAATTGTAACAAACGCAACACAGTGCACTTTGTTGTGTCCTCCTCCCAGACTGTGCACTGACAATGGCATTATGATTGCATG GAATGGTATTGAAAGATTGCGTGCTGGTGTGGGCATTTTATACAACACAGAAGGTATCCGCTATGAACCCAA ATGTCCTCTTGGAGTAGATATATCAGAAGAAGTTGGAGAAGCCGCCATAAAAGTACCACGGTTAAAAATGGAGATTTGA
- the OSGEPL1 gene encoding tRNA N6-adenosine threonylcarbamoyltransferase, mitochondrial isoform X2: MLTLHKAAAALPKPSRSRMCEFLRSFGFDPGKLFLHKLILGIETSCDDTAAAVVDESGKVWGEAIHSQTEVHLKTGGIVPPVAQQLHRENIQRIVKEALSTSKISPSELSAIATTVKPGLALSLGVGLSFSLRLVDQLKIPFIPIHHMEAHALTIRLLNKVEFPFLVLLISGGHCLLALVRGVSDFLLLGKSLDIAPGDMLDKVARRLSLIKHPECSTMSGGKAIEHLAKQGNKLHFDIKPPMQRAKNCDFSFTGLQHVTDRIITQKEKEEGIQKGQILSSAAHIAAAVQHTTACHIAKRTHRAILYCKQRDLLPQSNAVLVASGGVASNFYIRKALEIVTNATQCTLLCPPPRLCTDNGIMIA; encoded by the exons ATGCTAACGTTGCACAAGGCAGCAGCGGCTCTTCCTAAGCCGTCAAGAAGCAGGATGTGTGAGTTTTTAAGAAGTTTTGGCTTTGATCCTGGAAAACTGTTTCTTCATAAACTAATCCTGGGGATTGAGACCAGTTGTGATGATACCGCGGCTGCGGTGGTGGATGAAAGTGGAAAGGTTTGGGGAGAAGCCATACATTCCCAGACTGAAGTCCACTTAAA aaCAGGTGGGATTGTTCCTCCAGTAGCTCAGCAGCTTCACAGAGAAAATATCCAACGAATAGTGAAAGAAGCTCTGTCTACCAGTAAAATCTCTCCAAGTGAACTCTCAGCAATTGCAACTACTGTAAAACCAGGACTTGCGTTAAGCTTGGGAGTAGGCTTATCATTTAGCTTACGACTAGTAGACCAGTTAAAAATACCCTTCATTCCCATTCATCATATGGAGGCTCATGCACTTACTATTAGGTTGTTAAATAAAGTAGAATTTCCCTTTTTAGTTCTTTTGATTTCTGGAGGCCATTGTCTATTGGCATTAGTTAGAGGAGTTTCAGATTTTCTGCTTCTGGGAAAGTCTTTGGACATAGCACCAGGTGACATGCTTGACAAG GTAGCAAGAAGATTGTCTTTGATAAAACATCCAGAGTGCTCCACCATGAGTGGTGGGAAGGCTATAGAACATTTGGCCAAACAAGGAAATAAACTGCATTTTGATATCAAACCTCCCATGCAACGAGctaaaaattgtgatttttcttttactggACTTCAGCATGTTACTGATAGGATaataacacaaaaggaaaaagaggaag GGATCCAGAAGGGACAAATCCTGTCTTCAGCTGCACACATTGCTGCTGCAGTACAGCACACAACAGCGTGCCACATTGCAAAAAGAACACATCGTGCCATTCTGTATTGTAAGCAGAGAGACTTGTTACCTCAAAGTAACGCAGTACTG GTTGCATCTGGAGGTGTTGCAAGTAACTTCTATATCAGGAAAGCTCTGGAAATTGTAACAAACGCAACACAGTGCACTTTGTTGTGTCCTCCTCCCAGACTGTGCACTGACAATGGCATTATGATTGCATG A